Proteins co-encoded in one Desulfitobacterium hafniense DCB-2 genomic window:
- a CDS encoding DNA-3-methyladenine glycosylase encodes MKRLGREFYNRDSLIVARELLGKVLVHEIEGQKVSARIVETEAYRGIEDKAAHSYGGKRTPRVEVMYGGPGFSYVFMIYGMHYCFNVVTREEGNPQAVLIRAAEPREGSELMAQNRFKKSYHQLNKSQILGLTNGPGKLCRALSIDKSLNGEDLCGGKLYVAEESQESLSIVTAKRVGIDYAEEAKDYPWRFYLEDSQYVSVK; translated from the coding sequence ATGAAACGATTAGGCAGAGAATTTTATAATAGAGATTCATTAATCGTCGCCAGAGAACTGCTGGGGAAGGTCCTCGTACACGAAATAGAAGGGCAGAAAGTTTCGGCAAGAATTGTTGAGACAGAAGCCTATAGGGGTATTGAAGACAAAGCTGCCCATTCTTATGGCGGAAAAAGAACGCCCAGAGTAGAAGTGATGTATGGAGGGCCAGGGTTTTCTTATGTATTTATGATCTACGGTATGCACTATTGCTTTAATGTGGTTACCAGAGAAGAAGGAAACCCGCAGGCTGTATTGATCAGGGCGGCTGAACCAAGGGAAGGCTCTGAGCTGATGGCCCAAAATCGGTTTAAAAAATCATATCATCAGTTAAACAAGAGCCAAATACTTGGGCTGACCAATGGACCGGGGAAGTTATGCAGGGCTTTATCAATTGATAAAAGCTTAAATGGAGAAGATTTGTGCGGCGGCAAACTCTATGTGGCAGAGGAAAGCCAGGAAAGCTTGAGCATAGTAACTGCTAAACGGGTGGGAATTGATTATGCTGAGGAAGCTAAAGATTATCCTTGGCGATTTTATCTAGAAGATAGCCAGTATGTTTCAGTAAAGTAA
- a CDS encoding DUF4256 domain-containing protein, with translation MTNSELIGLLKKRFEENMNRHKGLEWAEVQARLEESGEKLWSLSEMERTGGEPDVVAQDEVTGEYIFYDCSPETPSGRRNICYDGKGQEERNKKGIFPEGNAVEMAAAMGIELLAEEQYKELQRLGNFDLKTSSWLKTPSDIRKLGGAIFADRRYDHVFVYHNSAPSFYSSRAFRGCLRV, from the coding sequence GTGACAAACAGCGAATTAATCGGACTATTAAAGAAACGCTTTGAGGAAAATATGAACCGGCATAAAGGTCTTGAATGGGCTGAGGTGCAGGCAAGGTTGGAAGAGAGTGGGGAAAAACTTTGGTCACTCAGTGAAATGGAAAGAACCGGCGGTGAACCCGATGTTGTTGCTCAGGATGAAGTGACGGGTGAATACATTTTTTACGATTGTTCACCGGAAACGCCAAGCGGGCGCAGGAATATTTGCTATGACGGTAAAGGCCAGGAAGAGAGAAACAAGAAAGGAATATTTCCGGAGGGCAATGCAGTTGAGATGGCAGCGGCCATGGGCATTGAGCTTCTAGCGGAGGAACAATACAAAGAGTTGCAGAGACTTGGTAATTTCGATCTCAAGACGTCCAGCTGGCTGAAGACACCTTCCGACATTAGAAAGCTCGGCGGAGCCATCTTTGCTGACCGTCGCTACGACCATGTCTTCGTTTATCATAACAGCGCACCCTCCTTCTATAGCAGCAGGGCATTTCGTGGTTGCCTGAGGGTTTGA
- a CDS encoding class I SAM-dependent methyltransferase, with protein sequence MGNTDKFEMIADRYDTPERVEIAKESAAAIREYLVEAKSKSAIDFGCGTGLVGMNLLNEFDSMLFLDTSQGMIEQIKQKIAGSNLQKATTLCFDFEKDSLAGLHADYIFMAQVLLHIPDVGLVLSRLYEVLKEGGHLLIVDFDKNEKVVSDQVHNGFEQTELVELMTEIGYRKIQTRTFYTGAKFMGQDASLFILDSQKL encoded by the coding sequence ATGGGGAATACGGATAAATTTGAAATGATAGCTGATAGATATGACACACCTGAAAGAGTGGAAATTGCCAAGGAATCAGCAGCTGCTATTCGCGAATATTTAGTTGAGGCTAAAAGCAAGAGTGCTATTGATTTTGGGTGTGGAACCGGCCTTGTGGGCATGAACTTATTGAATGAGTTTGATTCGATGCTTTTTCTGGATACATCACAAGGCATGATTGAGCAAATTAAGCAGAAAATAGCCGGTTCCAATCTACAGAAAGCAACCACATTATGCTTTGACTTTGAAAAAGACAGCCTTGCGGGCTTGCATGCCGACTATATTTTTATGGCTCAGGTATTGCTTCATATCCCTGATGTTGGACTGGTTTTATCAAGATTGTATGAGGTACTAAAAGAAGGCGGACATTTATTGATCGTGGATTTTGATAAAAATGAAAAAGTAGTTTCAGATCAGGTTCATAACGGATTTGAACAAACAGAGCTGGTTGAGCTCATGACTGAAATAGGCTACAGAAAGATTCAAACCAGGACTTTTTATACCGGAGCTAAATTCATGGGGCAGGACGCATCTTTGTTTATCCTTGATTCCCAGAAACTCTAA
- a CDS encoding acyltransferase family protein, producing MSGNIAPPRKKYFDNIRSATIVLVLMYHVVYIFNSAGVVSNIPIQGIPALDSICYFLYPWFMCLLFVVAGISARYSLQTRSAGQFARERVHKLIVPYLGGAFLLGWLNGWVTAHYVDMFGGQAVPGFVKYLVYTLNIGPLWFLLELFVISMLLLLIRKLDRRDRLWTLAGKASLPLMVLLFLPVWGSSFVLNLPVVVVFRNGIYWLMFLLGYYVFSHDTVLAKLKQHAVLFSIIAVGLGVAEVLYFFGQNYASDACLQHPLTNLYLWMMILAILGCAQRWLDFSNSLTKYLQKRSFALYVFHYPLLVTAAYWLTTYTELPMAAVYLILLPFTFAAPILFYEIVSRIPVIRYLLLGK from the coding sequence ATGTCCGGTAATATCGCTCCGCCAAGGAAAAAGTACTTTGATAATATCCGTTCCGCGACAATTGTACTTGTACTCATGTATCATGTGGTTTATATTTTTAACAGCGCGGGGGTTGTCAGCAATATTCCTATACAGGGAATTCCGGCGCTGGACAGCATCTGTTATTTTCTTTACCCCTGGTTTATGTGCCTGTTGTTTGTGGTTGCCGGCATCAGCGCCAGGTATTCCCTGCAGACACGCAGCGCCGGGCAATTCGCCCGGGAAAGGGTGCACAAACTGATCGTCCCATATTTGGGCGGCGCGTTTTTACTGGGCTGGCTCAACGGGTGGGTTACCGCCCATTATGTGGATATGTTCGGCGGGCAGGCGGTTCCGGGTTTTGTAAAATATCTGGTGTATACTCTGAATATAGGACCGCTGTGGTTTTTGTTGGAGCTGTTTGTGATTTCCATGCTTCTGCTGCTGATTCGTAAGCTTGATCGCCGGGACAGACTTTGGACATTGGCGGGGAAGGCCAGCCTGCCGCTGATGGTTTTGCTCTTCCTGCCGGTATGGGGTTCTTCCTTTGTGCTCAATCTGCCTGTTGTCGTTGTCTTCCGCAACGGGATTTATTGGCTGATGTTCCTGCTCGGCTACTATGTATTTTCCCATGACACCGTTTTGGCAAAGCTTAAGCAACATGCTGTCCTGTTCTCCATCATTGCCGTCGGGTTGGGGGTCGCTGAAGTTTTGTATTTTTTCGGCCAGAACTATGCGTCCGACGCCTGCCTGCAGCACCCGCTCACGAACCTATACCTTTGGATGATGATTCTCGCTATTCTGGGATGTGCGCAGAGATGGCTTGATTTCAGCAATTCCTTAACGAAGTATCTGCAAAAACGCAGTTTCGCGCTTTATGTGTTCCATTATCCTCTTCTGGTCACGGCGGCGTATTGGCTCACGACTTATACCGAGCTGCCCATGGCGGCGGTTTATCTGATTCTGCTGCCGTTCACTTTCGCCGCACCCATACTTTTCTATGAAATCGTTAGCAGAATACCGGTCATCCGCTATCTTTTATTGGGGAAATGA
- a CDS encoding ABC transporter permease: MLFFSGMLIAKDKTSSFMLRLFTSPLTSSHFIFGYTLPLFPMAVLQIAVCFAVAFILGLAININALLTIVVLILAAVLFIAIGLLCGALLANLTAWLSDIWFDLDLVGGAFKSIAEALPFVHAVEAGRAALAGDYSAIFPDLWWVICYAAVIMAIAILVFTNKMNSDTT; encoded by the coding sequence TTGCTGTTTTTTTCGGGCATGCTGATTGCCAAAGACAAAACCAGCTCATTTATGCTGCGCTTATTTACCTCCCCCTTAACCTCAAGTCATTTTATCTTCGGGTATACCCTTCCTCTGTTCCCTATGGCCGTGTTGCAGATTGCCGTATGCTTTGCGGTGGCCTTTATTCTTGGGTTGGCTATTAATATAAATGCCTTGCTCACCATTGTGGTGTTGATTCTGGCAGCAGTTTTATTTATTGCCATCGGTCTGTTATGCGGAGCATTATTAGCCAATTTAACTGCGTGGCTTTCCGACATTTGGTTTGATCTCGATTTGGTCGGTGGTGCATTTAAAAGCATTGCCGAGGCTCTGCCATTCGTTCATGCTGTTGAAGCGGGAAGAGCCGCGCTTGCCGGAGATTATTCAGCCATATTCCCGGACTTATGGTGGGTCATCTGTTATGCCGCTGTGATTATGGCGATTGCCATATTGGTCTTTACAAATAAAATGAACAGTGACACCACCTAA
- a CDS encoding MarR family winged helix-turn-helix transcriptional regulator, translated as MTSGPDNSLGFVLNRTNNKLKNALIQILKPYDITPEQWGTLKRLWQQDGISPKCIAELTFKDQPTTVRILKKLEKKGLIFREVNLADNRSYLIYLTDRGKELKDILIPLTEKKLKEVLKGIDQQEVQKLLEILNRIYENL; from the coding sequence ATGACTTCCGGACCTGATAATTCATTGGGATTTGTTTTAAATCGGACTAATAACAAACTTAAAAATGCCTTGATTCAAATTTTGAAACCATATGATATCACACCAGAGCAATGGGGGACACTAAAGCGCTTATGGCAACAAGATGGGATTTCACCTAAATGCATAGCGGAATTGACATTCAAGGACCAGCCCACAACTGTAAGAATATTAAAAAAGCTGGAGAAAAAAGGGCTGATATTCAGAGAGGTGAATTTAGCGGATAATCGCTCCTATTTAATATATCTTACAGATAGAGGAAAAGAATTAAAAGATATCCTGATACCCCTGACTGAAAAAAAGTTAAAGGAAGTTTTGAAAGGCATCGATCAACAGGAAGTACAAAAATTGCTTGAAATACTTAATAGAATATATGAAAATTTATAG
- a CDS encoding AbrB/MazE/SpoVT family DNA-binding domain-containing protein, with translation MASPEGKYAWTVKVGEKGQFVIPKEAREIFNIKPGDTLIVLADEKQGIAIPPKDMFAQLAKAIFSQNRPPENDGREEEE, from the coding sequence ATGGCTTCTCCCGAAGGAAAATATGCCTGGACTGTCAAGGTGGGCGAAAAAGGACAATTTGTTATTCCCAAGGAAGCGAGAGAGATTTTTAATATCAAGCCGGGTGACACACTGATTGTTTTAGCCGATGAAAAGCAGGGTATTGCCATCCCCCCGAAGGATATGTTTGCCCAACTGGCAAAGGCGATCTTCTCCCAGAACAGGCCTCCGGAGAACGACGGAAGGGAGGAGGAGGAATAA
- a CDS encoding catalase: MENQQTNQKSLDLDAARVSHNKGYLTTNQGVGVSNTDDSLKAGKRGPTLMEDFIFREKVTHFDHERIPERVVHARGSGAHGYFQVYENLSHLTKAHFLSDPNLITPVFVRFSTVAGFRGSSDTVRDVRGFAVKFYTQEGNYDIVGNNMPVFFIQDAIKFPDLIHSLKPEPNNEMPQAASAHDTFWDFVVNTPETMHNVMWLMSPRAVPKSFRMMEGFGINTFRLVNAKGEFKFVKFHWKPVLGVHSLVWDEAQKVAGKDPDFNRRDLWETIEHGQAVEFELGIQVLKPEDEFRFDFDILDPTKLWPEELIPVQKIGKMTLNQNPDNFFAETEQVAFCPANVVPGIDFSNDPLLQGRLFSYLDTQLSRLGGPNFHQLPINRPLPKVNNNQRDGMHRMTIDEGQTSYYPNSLNKGEPHAARAGESHFEHYQEKVDGHVIRERSESFRDHYTQPAMFWNSMSDWERQHIIDAFRFELGKCKHKHTHQKLVDMLGNVDPELAQKVAEGLGATPPANGANPTTASSPALSMANTAKSPKTRKVAVLLESGFDKAQFDALTATLIAAGACFDVVSCKLGPVTAGDNGRVEGNQTYATTASVFYDAVYIPGGSHTEALKGSADVKGFLLDTFNHYKTIGLSGEASALLGLLPSGQKPAPGIVCESAGNMEIYANNFLAALTTGRHFERNVH; encoded by the coding sequence ATGGAGAATCAGCAAACAAACCAGAAATCCTTAGATCTTGATGCCGCTCGGGTCAGTCATAACAAGGGGTATCTCACTACCAACCAGGGGGTCGGGGTTAGCAATACGGATGACTCTCTCAAAGCAGGCAAACGGGGCCCTACCCTCATGGAGGATTTTATCTTTCGGGAAAAGGTTACCCATTTTGACCATGAACGGATTCCCGAGCGGGTTGTTCACGCCCGGGGCTCAGGTGCCCATGGTTACTTCCAGGTTTACGAGAACCTGTCTCATCTGACCAAGGCTCATTTTCTCAGCGATCCCAATCTGATTACGCCGGTCTTCGTCCGTTTTTCCACCGTTGCCGGGTTTCGCGGCTCTTCGGATACGGTGCGGGATGTCCGGGGGTTTGCGGTTAAATTCTACACACAGGAAGGCAATTATGATATCGTGGGCAACAACATGCCGGTATTCTTTATTCAGGATGCTATTAAGTTCCCCGATCTCATCCATTCCCTAAAACCTGAGCCCAACAATGAGATGCCCCAGGCGGCCTCAGCCCACGACACCTTCTGGGACTTTGTGGTGAATACTCCGGAGACCATGCACAATGTCATGTGGCTGATGTCTCCCCGCGCTGTTCCCAAAAGCTTTCGCATGATGGAAGGCTTTGGCATCAATACCTTCCGTCTGGTCAACGCCAAAGGTGAATTTAAATTTGTAAAATTTCACTGGAAGCCTGTTCTGGGTGTCCATTCCCTGGTCTGGGATGAAGCTCAGAAGGTGGCCGGCAAGGATCCTGACTTCAACCGCAGGGACCTTTGGGAAACTATTGAGCATGGCCAGGCCGTCGAATTTGAACTTGGCATTCAGGTGCTGAAGCCGGAGGATGAGTTCAGGTTTGATTTCGATATTCTGGACCCTACCAAGCTTTGGCCTGAGGAATTAATCCCCGTTCAGAAAATCGGCAAGATGACACTGAACCAGAACCCGGACAATTTCTTCGCCGAAACGGAACAGGTGGCTTTTTGTCCGGCCAATGTAGTGCCCGGTATTGATTTCAGCAATGATCCTTTGCTCCAGGGCCGGCTGTTCTCCTATCTGGACACTCAGCTCTCTCGTCTGGGAGGTCCCAACTTCCACCAGCTTCCCATTAACCGTCCCCTGCCCAAGGTAAACAACAACCAACGGGACGGCATGCACCGCATGACCATTGACGAGGGACAGACCAGCTACTATCCCAACTCCTTGAATAAGGGTGAGCCTCACGCCGCCCGCGCTGGGGAAAGTCACTTCGAACACTATCAGGAAAAAGTGGATGGCCATGTTATCCGGGAGCGCAGCGAGAGCTTCCGGGATCACTACACCCAACCGGCTATGTTTTGGAACAGTATGTCCGACTGGGAAAGACAACACATCATCGATGCTTTCCGATTCGAGCTGGGCAAATGCAAGCATAAGCATACCCACCAAAAGCTTGTGGATATGCTGGGCAACGTGGATCCGGAGCTGGCCCAAAAGGTGGCGGAGGGCTTAGGGGCCACACCTCCGGCCAACGGGGCCAATCCCACCACGGCTTCTTCTCCCGCTCTCAGTATGGCCAATACCGCCAAGAGCCCGAAAACCAGAAAAGTGGCTGTCCTGCTTGAAAGCGGTTTCGATAAAGCTCAGTTTGATGCTCTTACCGCTACCCTTATTGCTGCCGGCGCTTGTTTTGATGTGGTGTCCTGTAAGCTGGGACCGGTTACTGCCGGTGATAACGGCAGGGTAGAAGGCAACCAAACCTACGCTACCACAGCTTCGGTCTTTTACGATGCCGTTTATATCCCCGGCGGTTCCCACACTGAGGCCCTCAAAGGCTCGGCGGATGTAAAGGGTTTCCTCCTGGACACCTTTAACCATTATAAGACCATTGGGCTAAGCGGTGAGGCGTCGGCCCTGCTGGGCCTGTTGCCTTCCGGACAAAAGCCGGCGCCAGGTATCGTCTGCGAGTCGGCCGGAAACATGGAAATCTATGCCAACAACTTCCTGGCAGCTCTCACAACAGGCCGCCATTTCGAGCGGAATGTCCACTAA
- a CDS encoding MATE family efflux transporter — MNRNLEMRDEKIDKLLWKFSLPAIIGMLVNALYNIVDRIFVGQGVGYIGIAATTVAFPIMIINMATSMLIAIGATALISIRLGEQKKEEAEKIAGNATGLLILLPLLLTIVYLIFTDPILKLFGASAEVLPYARDFTHIIMLGSVSGSIAFGMNNFIRAEGNPRYAMLTQIIGAVLNVILNYTFIFKLGLGIKGSALASICSQTVSALFVLGYYFTNRSTIKIHLRNLKPQPSIVFSILVIGFAPFAMQIANSIQQTILNKTLMVYGGDIALSAVGIIMSISTIIFMPIVGISQGAQPLIGFNYGAKQYDRIKETLKKSVLFSTILAVVGYVVIRIWPYQIIGLFSKDDVALTQLTVHAMLVFFALLPLIGIQILCSSYFQAVGKPLQSTLLNLSRQVLLFIPLLLILPNFWGIEGVWRTAPIADSLAVLITSTVILFEMKKLPKSVPIPQESV, encoded by the coding sequence ATGAATAGGAATTTAGAAATGCGTGATGAGAAAATCGACAAACTTCTTTGGAAGTTCTCCTTGCCGGCAATTATCGGCATGCTGGTCAATGCTTTATACAATATCGTGGACCGAATCTTTGTCGGACAGGGCGTCGGCTATATTGGAATTGCCGCAACCACGGTGGCTTTCCCGATTATGATTATCAATATGGCTACTTCGATGCTGATCGCTATTGGCGCCACGGCCTTGATCTCCATTCGTCTGGGTGAACAGAAAAAAGAAGAAGCAGAAAAAATTGCCGGCAATGCTACCGGACTGCTTATTCTGCTGCCCTTGCTGCTCACCATTGTTTATCTCATATTTACCGACCCGATTCTGAAATTGTTCGGTGCCAGTGCGGAAGTTCTGCCGTATGCCAGGGATTTTACCCATATTATTATGCTGGGTTCAGTCTCCGGTTCCATTGCCTTTGGCATGAACAACTTTATCCGTGCTGAAGGAAATCCCCGTTATGCCATGCTCACTCAGATCATCGGTGCAGTCTTGAATGTCATTTTGAATTATACTTTCATTTTCAAACTGGGCTTGGGGATCAAAGGCTCAGCCCTGGCTTCCATCTGCAGTCAAACCGTCTCAGCGCTTTTTGTCCTGGGGTACTACTTCACCAACCGGAGCACGATTAAAATTCACCTCAGAAACCTTAAACCCCAACCATCTATCGTTTTCAGCATTCTGGTGATCGGCTTTGCTCCCTTCGCTATGCAAATTGCCAACAGTATTCAGCAAACGATTTTAAATAAGACCCTGATGGTCTATGGTGGTGATATAGCCCTTTCGGCCGTAGGCATCATCATGAGCATCTCCACGATCATCTTTATGCCCATCGTCGGCATCAGCCAGGGCGCTCAGCCGCTTATCGGCTTTAACTACGGGGCCAAGCAGTATGACCGGATCAAAGAAACCTTGAAGAAATCCGTTCTTTTCAGCACCATCCTGGCCGTCGTCGGCTATGTGGTGATCCGGATCTGGCCTTATCAAATTATCGGTCTTTTCAGCAAAGATGATGTGGCTCTTACCCAACTTACCGTTCATGCCATGTTGGTCTTCTTTGCGCTTTTGCCCCTGATCGGAATTCAAATTCTCTGCTCCAGTTATTTTCAGGCTGTGGGCAAGCCGCTTCAATCCACCTTGCTCAACTTATCCCGGCAGGTGCTGCTCTTCATTCCGCTGCTTCTGATTCTGCCGAATTTTTGGGGAATCGAAGGGGTATGGAGAACAGCTCCTATCGCCGATAGTTTAGCGGTCCTGATTACCTCCACCGTTATCCTTTTCGAGATGAAAAAGCTTCCTAAAAGCGTGCCGATTCCCCAGGAAAGCGTCTAA
- a CDS encoding D-alanyl-D-alanine carboxypeptidase family protein, whose protein sequence is MRLIAVLFTALAMLLNFAVPVFGSPDKVPVPELSSEGAILIDITTGQTLFAKNPDHPFEPASTTKIMSALIALEKGNLNDLVTAGPSVLDQELTQGTRIYLEPGEQVTLENLLYALLLNSANDAAVAIAEHIGGDVQGFTDLMNAKAKEIGALNTSFKNPSGLSEDGHLTTARDLAMIARFAYQNPVLRDYVKTKTKIIPRNRENIPTEMYNINEFIWTEPTVTGMKTGYTTSAGNTYVATAERDGRALLGVVLKSPSKTSIYTDMRNLFEYGFTNFENVVYKPKGTALSSLMVSDTPVNLILTDEIIHTREIGSTAPPDISLHVLPIASELKEIRKDQVLTSVQTVEEDRVLNSFALMADSSVIPPIPPQPPSKKSFNWAAPIISILLFFLYMVYRRVSYLRRHRSIERKMTAGRYRDRDLF, encoded by the coding sequence TTGAGATTAATTGCAGTACTATTCACAGCCCTGGCTATGCTACTAAACTTCGCAGTACCTGTCTTCGGCTCTCCAGATAAAGTACCGGTTCCGGAACTAAGCAGCGAAGGCGCCATTTTAATTGATATTACCACAGGCCAGACCCTCTTTGCCAAAAATCCCGATCATCCTTTTGAACCGGCCAGCACTACCAAAATTATGAGCGCTCTCATTGCTCTGGAAAAAGGAAATCTAAATGATCTGGTAACCGCCGGTCCCTCCGTGCTGGATCAGGAATTAACCCAGGGAACACGTATCTATCTGGAACCAGGTGAGCAAGTGACCCTGGAAAATCTGCTATATGCTTTGCTGCTTAACTCTGCTAACGACGCAGCGGTGGCCATTGCAGAGCATATTGGCGGCGATGTTCAAGGCTTCACAGATTTGATGAATGCTAAGGCCAAGGAAATCGGAGCATTAAACACCTCTTTTAAGAACCCCAGCGGCTTAAGCGAGGACGGTCATCTAACTACAGCCCGGGATCTGGCAATGATTGCCCGTTTTGCTTATCAAAATCCTGTCTTGAGAGATTACGTCAAGACGAAGACGAAGATTATCCCCAGAAACAGAGAAAATATTCCCACGGAAATGTATAACATCAATGAGTTTATCTGGACCGAGCCTACCGTAACCGGTATGAAAACCGGTTATACCACTTCAGCCGGTAATACCTACGTCGCTACTGCTGAGAGAGACGGACGCGCCTTACTTGGCGTTGTTTTAAAGTCGCCAAGCAAGACAAGCATCTATACGGATATGAGAAACCTTTTCGAATATGGTTTTACCAACTTTGAAAATGTAGTCTATAAGCCCAAAGGCACGGCGCTTTCCAGTCTAATGGTGAGTGATACCCCCGTTAATCTCATTCTTACCGACGAGATAATCCATACCAGAGAAATTGGCAGTACCGCCCCCCCGGATATATCGCTTCATGTACTGCCGATTGCTTCCGAGCTCAAAGAAATAAGGAAAGATCAGGTTCTAACCAGCGTCCAAACGGTAGAGGAGGATAGGGTTCTTAATTCCTTTGCCTTAATGGCCGACAGCAGTGTTATCCCCCCCATACCCCCCCAGCCGCCCAGTAAAAAATCCTTCAATTGGGCTGCGCCAATTATCTCAATCTTGTTATTTTTTCTCTATATGGTATATAGGAGAGTATCCTATCTAAGAAGACATCGAAGCATTGAGCGGAAAATGACAGCCGGAAGATACCGGGACAGGGATCTCTTTTAA
- a CDS encoding MFS transporter has protein sequence MIEMPIYCLRVVDIRISLKEAIYLLTGWFTLFIIGTDLFVISPLLPFIAQEYAITPAVAGWLVTVFSLMYAISAPLFGWLSDRKGRRLLIVCGLFSFGIANFLTAISQSFAMLITSRIFAGLSVASITPLVYAIIGDTALPERRGVWLSIVVSGHLTALWAGAPLGTLLEQFLGWRSVFISLAVIAALLSILNFRVWASTNQAHPAEAQVKGSALKIISAVSVTAFWAIAMYALYVFLGTGLVLDNHFSSSELAASITAYGIGAVAGSLFSGRVTDKIGARKVSIFSTVMLVGILALLGFFLSAGTWVYFLLFLWALIGYASFTSYQARLAEEFPETRGMALALNNTALYIGITLGSMMGGFIITKWGFFTLPLICSGAALISSLISAKRKM, from the coding sequence ATGATCGAGATGCCAATATATTGTTTAAGGGTGGTTGATATTCGTATTAGCTTAAAAGAAGCCATTTATCTTCTTACAGGGTGGTTTACCTTATTTATCATTGGTACTGATTTGTTTGTGATATCTCCCTTGTTACCCTTTATTGCTCAAGAATACGCAATAACTCCTGCTGTTGCAGGGTGGCTGGTTACTGTATTTTCACTGATGTATGCCATCAGTGCCCCGCTTTTTGGATGGCTTTCAGACCGTAAAGGCCGCCGCCTTCTGATTGTTTGCGGTTTATTCTCGTTTGGCATAGCCAATTTTTTGACAGCCATTTCCCAATCATTTGCAATGTTAATAACCAGCCGTATTTTTGCCGGTTTATCTGTTGCGTCAATAACCCCTTTAGTCTATGCAATTATTGGCGATACAGCATTGCCTGAACGTAGGGGAGTATGGCTTTCTATTGTAGTATCAGGACATCTTACGGCTTTATGGGCAGGAGCGCCGCTGGGAACTTTGTTGGAACAATTTCTGGGGTGGCGTTCTGTTTTTATTAGTTTAGCTGTCATTGCTGCTTTACTGTCAATTTTAAACTTCAGGGTTTGGGCATCAACAAATCAAGCACATCCAGCAGAAGCACAGGTGAAAGGAAGCGCCCTGAAAATTATTTCTGCAGTGAGTGTCACTGCTTTTTGGGCAATTGCCATGTATGCTCTTTATGTATTTCTCGGCACAGGATTGGTTTTAGATAACCATTTTTCTTCAAGTGAACTTGCGGCTTCAATCACTGCCTATGGTATAGGAGCTGTGGCTGGCAGTCTGTTCAGTGGAAGAGTTACAGATAAAATTGGTGCAAGAAAGGTTTCCATATTCAGTACAGTCATGCTTGTCGGCATACTTGCCTTATTAGGTTTTTTCCTTTCAGCGGGAACTTGGGTTTATTTTTTGTTGTTTTTGTGGGCACTGATTGGATATGCTTCCTTTACTTCATATCAAGCCCGTTTGGCGGAAGAATTTCCAGAAACTCGTGGTATGGCCCTTGCCTTAAATAACACAGCCTTATATATTGGGATTACCCTTGGTTCCATGATGGGCGGTTTTATTATTACCAAATGGGGGTTCTTCACTTTGCCATTGATCTGCAGTGGAGCAGCCTTAATAAGCAGCTTAATAAGCGCCAAAAGGAAAATGTGA